The Streptomyces sp. NBC_01363 region GCGCTTCCGGGCCCTGGTGGAGGAGGGCCAGCGGAGCGGGGTGTTCTCCACGGCCACTCCGGCGGACCTGATCGTCGACTACCACTTCGGTTCGGTCCACCACCTGTCCACCTGGTACCGGCCCGACGGCCCGCTCAGTCAGCAGGAGGTCGCCGACCACCTGGCCGACCTGCTGCTGCGCGCCCTGCGTCCCTAGGGCGTGTTTTGGAAGAAAGCGCTTCCGCCGCCGGGTTGCGGAGCTTGGGGCCGCCCGTGCGGACCGAGCCGGGCTGGCGGGGCCCGGACGCCCGCCCGGCGGCCGGTCCGGTCGAACAGATCGGCCGCCAGCTCCCGTTCGAGGTTGCGCACGGAGGTGCTCAGCGCGGACTGCACGATCGGCTCGGCACGGGCGGCGGCGGTGAAACCGCCGTGCGTGACCACCGCCATGAAGTGGCGCAGTTGCCGTAGCTCCATCCATCCACGCTGTCGATCGCAGTCGGCCAAACCATCTGTTGGACCGATCACGGGTGCGGGCCGAAGCTGGAGGTATGACTCACATCCAGCCGTCCGCGCACGTCCCCGCACTCTGGACCGCGGCGTACGGCCCCCACCACGCGCCGGCCGTACGCTTCGCCGCCCGGTGCCTGCTGCGGGTGAGGGCCTTCGTACGCGATCTGGCGCTGGCGGACCACGTGGGTTCCGGCGGCTACTGAGCCGGCCGCCGAGAGGGAGCGAAGGCCCGAAACCCGTTGGTGGGGCCGGAGAGCGCCCGGTTAGCATCCGACGATGCGGACGCCGGTCGACGAACAATTCCACGCCCTGGGCCGACTGATCGGGCACGAGGACCCCGGGCAGCGTCATCTGGGGCTGGTCCGGCTGACCGAGCGCGTCACCGAGTGCCCCCCGTCCGACGACGGGGAGATGGACGCACTCGCCGGGCTGCTGCCCGCATCGCTGACCGGACTGCCGGAGGCCGATCTCCTCCTGGCCGGTCTCTACGAGCGACTCGGCCACCGCCTGAGGGGCCGCCCCCGGCCGCCGTGGCGCACGGCCGGGCAACTGCCGGTACGGGTACGGATCGCCTGGCTGCGCGCCGATGTGCTCCACGATCCCGAGGTGCTCCGCGACGAGGCCCCGGGCGAACTCCTGTACCAGGCCGTGCGGGGGGCGGGCATCACCGGTACGCACCGGCCGGCGCGGCTCGTGGACGAACTGGCGGGCAGCGGCGATCCGGTGCTTCAGGCTGAGGCACTGCGGTTGGCCCGGGAGGGGCTGCACGCCGGACTGCTGGCCCCGGCGCTGGTCCGGGAGGACCTGATCGGTCTGCTGGGAGCAGGCAGCGCCCCGGTCGTCGCAGGTGCGCTGGGCGGACTCGCCGAACCGTGGGCGGCGACGGACCCGCTGCCGCCCGGCCTCCTCGCTCCGTTCCTCTCCGCCGATCCGGTACGGGCGAGGCCCGGGGAACCGGCGGGGGACACCGTGCGGGAACAGGCCGGGGAGCCGGCGGAGGACGCCGTGCGGGAATGGCCCGCGGTGGCCGACGCCGCCCTCGCGGCCGCCGCGCGCCACGGCCACCGGGACCTGCTGCGCCACGTCGTCGGCGACCCCGGCCTTCCGTCGGGCCTTCGCCGGCGCGGGATGGAACTGCTCGGCGAGCTGGCGGACCGCGACGAGATCGGCGAGCTGACGGCCGTCGCCGCCCGCGATCCCCTGCTGCTCGGCGGCCCGGCCGTGGCCTGCCTGCGCGGTCTCCACCGGCGCGGGCACTTCCCGGACGGTCCCCACGTCTCCGCCGTCATCGGCCTGGCCCTGTCCGATCACTCGATCCCTCCCCGCGACGTGGCGACGATCCTCTTCACCTCCCGGAAGGAAACGCTCCGGGTACTGACGGACGCACCGGCCGACGATCCGGGCTGGCCGCGACGGCTCGCCCTGCTGGTCGCCCTGGCCGGGCAGGGAGCCGGCGATCTCCCGATCGGGGACGCCGTCGCACACCTACTGCCCTCCGCCCCCGCACCCGGGCCGTTCCTCGACGCGATCCGCGAACTGCGCCACGGGGATGCCGAGGAGGCCGTGATCGCCCTGCTGCCCTCGGCGCCGGCCGCGGCCCTGGACGCGCTGGAGGCGATCGGCGGCGACCGGACGGTACTGGCCCTGCGCGAGGGGCTGGGCCTCACCACGGACGGGACAGCGCCCCATCTGCGCGCCGTACGCAACCGCGCCCTCGAACTGCTGTGGCAGCTGAACCGCGATCCGGCGCAGCGCCGCGCCCTTCTCGTACGGCTCGACCCCGTCGATCTGCCGCCGCGCATCGCGGCCGACCTCGGCGGACCGGACGAGCGGGAACTGGCCCTGCTGAGTTCCCACCTGGACCCGGACGCGCCGGTGGCGGCGCTGTGCCGACTGGCGGCCCACGGCAACGCCGGCACCCTCCCGGTCATCGCCGACCTGCTGCTGCGCATCGTGGCCGAGCAGGCCGCGTCGAGGAGCCCGGACGCGGCGCCCCGGACAGGGGAGCACGGACAGCCGGCCGGTGAGCCCGCGGTGCCGCAGGAGGTCCTGGACGCCGTGAGCGCCCTGGGCCGCAGGCTCCACGGACGGGGCGCGATCCGGCCCGTCTGCCTGCTCGGCACCACGGACGCCCGGGAGGCCGGGCACGCACTGGTCGCGACCGTGACGCTGGACCTGCTGGAGCGCCCCGGACTGTCCGACGACGAGCAGGTGGTCCTGCTCGAACTGCTGCTCAGGGCCCCTTGGACGGGCACCCGTGCGCGGGTGCACCGACTGCTGCGCCACCGCGACCGGCACGTACGCAAGCACGTCATCGCGCTGCTCGCCCGCGACGCCACGGGTGAGGACGCCCAGGCGCTCTCGGCCACGCTGATCGCGCTGACGAGGGCCCAGGACGTCCAGACCGTCCGGCAGGCGCTGCTCGCACTGGGCCATGGCCGGGCCCACTGGGCGAGCGCCGCGATCTCCGCATGTCTCGACCATCCGAACATGAACATCAGGAAGACGGCGGCCGAGGCGCTGGTCCGGGCGGGCACACCGGTGGCGCTCCCGAAGCTCCTCTTCCGGCTCGGGCACGACGGCAACCCCGGACTGCGCGCCTCACTCGTCGCGGCCCTGCGCGCCGTCCTCGGCGACGCCTATGCGGCCACCCTCGTCGCCGCCGCCGAACACAGCCGGGACGACGGCACCCGCCAACTGCTGCTGGAGGGCCTCCACGGCGTCCTCGCCGCACGCTCGGTCCTCGCACTGGACGTCCAGGAGTCACCGGTGGCGGTCACCCTGCTCACCCTGGTGGCGTCCCGCCGGGTCGGACTGGCCTCCGGCACCGTGAAGGATCTGGCGGTACCCATGGCCAGGCACGGGATCACCGCACCGGCCGCCGGAGACCCGTCATGGGTGGCCGGCGAGGCGGACCGCGACATCAGGGCGCTGCTGGCCGGGGGCTGGGATCCCGAGGTCGCGCTGCGCGTCGTCGAGCGGGACGAGCCGCTCGGCCCCGACCGGTCGGAACAGCTGCGGCCGATGCTGGCCGACTGGCTCCGGCTGGCGGCCTCCCGTCCGGAGCTCCGGGACAAGGCGCTCCGGAACAAGGTGGTGCGGTTCGCGCTGCGGCTCTGCGCCGAGCCCCGGGACGACGCCGAGCTCACGGCGTTCGCCCGGTCCGCCCCGGTCCTGCTGGACGCGCTCGCCGACGCCCGGGACGAGGACCGGCACGACCTGATCGCCGTACTCGAAGCGGTCGTGCCGATGCTGACGGCCACCGGAAGGCCGGCCGCCGTCGCCGCGGTACGGGCCCTGCGCCCCGCGCCGGCGACGCCGAGCCGGTCCACGCTGACACTGCTGCGCCGCCTCGGTGCGGTACCGGTCCGCGCCGACCTCGACCGGGCCCTCGCGGGCGCCCGGCTCGGCGCCGATCCCTGGCGGGCCGAAACCGCCGTGCTCCGGGAGGCCTTCGCCGTACCGGAGAGCGCCGACGGGCCCCTGCACGCCGGGACCCGGGCCTGGCGGGTCGCGCTGGACGACGCGGTCCGCACACCGGGCGCACTGGAGGAGTTCCGCCGACGGGACGACGGCGCGGTCCCCTCTCGGGACCGGCTGACCGCGCTGATCGAGGCCCACCGGGGCGCCGGCCCCGGGGTCCGGGCCGCGCTCATCGACTGGATGACGCTGCTCCAGCCCATCGACGCGCCGCCCTGGACCATCGCCGAGACCGCCCACGCGCCGGCGTCACCACCGCGACGGGTACGCGTCGACGACCTGGACCAGCCGCGTTCGGCGGCCCTGCGGGAGCGGTTGCTGGCCATGCTGGGGTCGGCCGAGGCGGACCGCAGGCAGACCGCGGCCCAGGTGCTGGCGCGGTGGCCCGAGCCGGAGGCCCGCCTGGCGGTGCTGCGCGCGTACCTCCACGGCCGGGTCGGGCTGCCCGCCGGCGTCGACCCGGCCCGCGCACTGGGCGCCGTCGACGAGACGGAACTCAGGGGCGACGGGATCCTGCGCGACAGGGTGGCGCGTGCGGCCGCCGGGCTCGACCCGTGGGAACTGGAACGGCTGGTCCCACTGCTGCTGGAGTGGTGGGAACACGCGCCGCCCGCCATGGGCCGGGCCGTCGGCGACGCGTTGCGCGCGTACCCTGCCGACGCGCTGGCCGGGGCACTGGGCGACCGCCTCGACGCCGGGGCCTGGGGCTTCCTGGATCTGCTCGTCGGCCGCCCGCTGCTGCGCACCCCGGCGCTGACGCGGACCTGCCGACGCCTGCGTACCGAAGGACGCGACGAACTCGCCGACCGGCTCCTGCTCGTGGAAGGACCGCTGCGCGGCCCCGACGCCGGGCGGCAGGACGCGGCGGCACTGGCGGTGCTCCGCGACCGTGGTGCGGCCGTACCCGCCGGAACCGGGCACCGCCCGACCCGGCAGGAACTACTGGACCTGGCCGGAACCGGCACGCCGGAGCAGATCTGCCGGGCGCTCACGGAACTGGCCGGGGCGCACACCGGCCCGGAGCTGGACCAGGACCGGCAACTCCTCGATCTGCTCGGCGAGTTGATTACGCACCCCCGGTCCAAGGTCCGGCTGCGCGCCCACCGGGCCTCACGGGTGATGCTCGGCCGGCCGACCCATCTGCGCCACACCGAACTCCTGCTGGACGACCCCCGGCCGGACGTGGTGCGCATGGCGATCCGGACGCTCTGCCGGGCGGGCTGGGAGCCGGCGATTCCCGCGGTGACGGGACTGCTCGGGCACCCGCACGCCGTCGTGCGCGAGGCGGCGGCCGAGGGGCTGGTCGAGCTGGGCGGGGCGGCGGTCCCGGCCCTCCGCAACGCCACCGCCCACGCCCGGCCCGACCGGCGCTCCCTGTACACGGAGGTACTGGACCGGATCAGGGCCGGTGAACACTGAGAGGGGACCCGCAATCCCTGGCCGGCCCCCGGGCCGCCGTCTACACGTACCGCTTGATCTCCCGCCGGGCCAGCGACCGCTGATGCACCTCGTCCGGGCCGTCCGCCAGCCGCAACGTCCGTGCCGCCGCCCACAGTTCGGCCAGCGGGAAGTCCTGGCTCACCCCGCCCGCGCCGTGCAGCTGCACCGCCCGGTCGAGGATGTCGACCACCGCGCGCGGGGTGGCGATCTTGATGGCCTGGATCTCCGTGTGCGCGCCCCGGTTGCCCACCGTGTCCATCAGCCAGGCCGTCTTCAGCACCAGCAGCCGCAGCTGCTCCACCGTGACCCGCGCGTCCGCGATCCAGTTCTGCACGACGCCCTGCTGGGCGAGCGGCTTGCCGAAGGCCGTACGGGACACCGCCCGCTTGCACATCAGCTCGATGGCCCGCTCGGCCATGCCGATCAGCCGCATGCAGTGGTGGATCCGGCCCGGTCCCAGCCGTGCCTGGGCGATGGCGAAGCCGCTGCCCTCCTCGCCGATCAGATTCTCGGCCGGCACCCGCACATCGGTGAAGACGACTTCCGCGTGACCGCCGTGGGAGTGGTCCTCGTACCCGTACACCTGCATGGCGCGGCGCACTTCGAGGCCGGGGGTGTCGCGGGGGACCAGGACCATCGACTGCTGGCGGCGGATGTCGGGGCCGTCCGGGTCGGTCTTGCCCATCACGATGAAGATCTTGCAGTCCGGGTTCATCGCCCCGGAGATGTACCACTTGCGGCCGTTGATGGCGTAGTCCCCGCCGTCGCGCACGATCCGGGTCTCGATGTTCGTCGCGTCCGACGAGGCGACCTCGGGCTCCGTCATCGCGAACGCCGAGCGGATGTCACCGGCCAGCAGCGGCTCCAGCCACTGCTTCTTCTGCTCGTCCGTGGCGAACTGGTGGAGCACCTCCATGTTCCCGGTGTCGGGAGCCGCGCAGTTGAGTGCGGTCGGCGCCAACTGCGGGGACCGGCCGGTGATTTCGGCGAGCGGGGCGTACTGGAGATTGGTCAGCCCGGCCCCGTACTCGGCGTCCGGGAGGAAGAGGTTCCACAGGCCCTGCCTGCGCGCCTCGGCCTTCAGGTCCTCGACGATCCGGGGGGTGTCCCACGGGGAGGCCAGCAGCGCGCGCTGCTCGTCCGCGATCTTCTCGGCCGGGTGGACGTGCTCGTCCATGAAGGCGAGCAGCTTGGCGCGCAGCTCTTCGGTGCGGGCGTCGAATGCGAAGTCCATGGGGGTGA contains the following coding sequences:
- a CDS encoding HEAT repeat domain-containing protein; this translates as MRTPVDEQFHALGRLIGHEDPGQRHLGLVRLTERVTECPPSDDGEMDALAGLLPASLTGLPEADLLLAGLYERLGHRLRGRPRPPWRTAGQLPVRVRIAWLRADVLHDPEVLRDEAPGELLYQAVRGAGITGTHRPARLVDELAGSGDPVLQAEALRLAREGLHAGLLAPALVREDLIGLLGAGSAPVVAGALGGLAEPWAATDPLPPGLLAPFLSADPVRARPGEPAGDTVREQAGEPAEDAVREWPAVADAALAAAARHGHRDLLRHVVGDPGLPSGLRRRGMELLGELADRDEIGELTAVAARDPLLLGGPAVACLRGLHRRGHFPDGPHVSAVIGLALSDHSIPPRDVATILFTSRKETLRVLTDAPADDPGWPRRLALLVALAGQGAGDLPIGDAVAHLLPSAPAPGPFLDAIRELRHGDAEEAVIALLPSAPAAALDALEAIGGDRTVLALREGLGLTTDGTAPHLRAVRNRALELLWQLNRDPAQRRALLVRLDPVDLPPRIAADLGGPDERELALLSSHLDPDAPVAALCRLAAHGNAGTLPVIADLLLRIVAEQAASRSPDAAPRTGEHGQPAGEPAVPQEVLDAVSALGRRLHGRGAIRPVCLLGTTDAREAGHALVATVTLDLLERPGLSDDEQVVLLELLLRAPWTGTRARVHRLLRHRDRHVRKHVIALLARDATGEDAQALSATLIALTRAQDVQTVRQALLALGHGRAHWASAAISACLDHPNMNIRKTAAEALVRAGTPVALPKLLFRLGHDGNPGLRASLVAALRAVLGDAYAATLVAAAEHSRDDGTRQLLLEGLHGVLAARSVLALDVQESPVAVTLLTLVASRRVGLASGTVKDLAVPMARHGITAPAAGDPSWVAGEADRDIRALLAGGWDPEVALRVVERDEPLGPDRSEQLRPMLADWLRLAASRPELRDKALRNKVVRFALRLCAEPRDDAELTAFARSAPVLLDALADARDEDRHDLIAVLEAVVPMLTATGRPAAVAAVRALRPAPATPSRSTLTLLRRLGAVPVRADLDRALAGARLGADPWRAETAVLREAFAVPESADGPLHAGTRAWRVALDDAVRTPGALEEFRRRDDGAVPSRDRLTALIEAHRGAGPGVRAALIDWMTLLQPIDAPPWTIAETAHAPASPPRRVRVDDLDQPRSAALRERLLAMLGSAEADRRQTAAQVLARWPEPEARLAVLRAYLHGRVGLPAGVDPARALGAVDETELRGDGILRDRVARAAAGLDPWELERLVPLLLEWWEHAPPAMGRAVGDALRAYPADALAGALGDRLDAGAWGFLDLLVGRPLLRTPALTRTCRRLRTEGRDELADRLLLVEGPLRGPDAGRQDAAALAVLRDRGAAVPAGTGHRPTRQELLDLAGTGTPEQICRALTELAGAHTGPELDQDRQLLDLLGELITHPRSKVRLRAHRASRVMLGRPTHLRHTELLLDDPRPDVVRMAIRTLCRAGWEPAIPAVTGLLGHPHAVVREAAAEGLVELGGAAVPALRNATAHARPDRRSLYTEVLDRIRAGEH
- a CDS encoding acyl-CoA dehydrogenase family protein, translating into MDFAFDARTEELRAKLLAFMDEHVHPAEKIADEQRALLASPWDTPRIVEDLKAEARRQGLWNLFLPDAEYGAGLTNLQYAPLAEITGRSPQLAPTALNCAAPDTGNMEVLHQFATDEQKKQWLEPLLAGDIRSAFAMTEPEVASSDATNIETRIVRDGGDYAINGRKWYISGAMNPDCKIFIVMGKTDPDGPDIRRQQSMVLVPRDTPGLEVRRAMQVYGYEDHSHGGHAEVVFTDVRVPAENLIGEEGSGFAIAQARLGPGRIHHCMRLIGMAERAIELMCKRAVSRTAFGKPLAQQGVVQNWIADARVTVEQLRLLVLKTAWLMDTVGNRGAHTEIQAIKIATPRAVVDILDRAVQLHGAGGVSQDFPLAELWAAARTLRLADGPDEVHQRSLARREIKRYV